A region from the Candidatus Tenderia electrophaga genome encodes:
- a CDS encoding transporter translates to MFDIFTQMAALIACGVAWRIWTPLGIPADTSRTSLTGLVYILLLPALVLDVLWSSPLGLDSLRISATAVSGILVCMLLAWLVYRYGFKHCSKPTAGALILAAAFPNATYMGLPVLEQLLGPQARSIAIQYDLFACTPILLTLGILVASAHGEHPHQSRPLDTLMRVPPLWAAVIAVALNLAGVPMPEWLDEWLGMLGIAVIPLMLISLGMSLQWSAWRRHTLPLLLPVVLLQLGIMPLVALFVATNIGLEGTTLTGTILEAALPSMVLGLVLCDRYGLHTSFYALAVTVTTSVSLVTIPLWFSWAS, encoded by the coding sequence ATGTTCGATATCTTCACCCAAATGGCCGCCCTGATCGCCTGCGGTGTGGCCTGGCGCATCTGGACCCCGCTGGGCATCCCCGCCGATACCTCGCGCACCTCGCTCACCGGCCTGGTGTACATCCTGCTGCTGCCGGCCTTGGTCCTGGACGTGCTGTGGAGTTCGCCCCTGGGGCTGGATTCGCTGCGCATCTCGGCCACTGCCGTCAGCGGCATTCTGGTCTGCATGCTGCTGGCCTGGCTGGTGTATCGCTATGGCTTTAAGCACTGCTCCAAACCCACCGCCGGGGCCTTGATCCTGGCGGCGGCCTTTCCCAACGCCACCTACATGGGGCTACCGGTGCTGGAACAACTGCTGGGACCTCAGGCGCGCTCGATCGCCATTCAGTACGACCTGTTCGCCTGCACCCCCATATTGCTGACCTTGGGCATTCTAGTGGCCTCGGCCCACGGTGAGCACCCGCATCAATCACGCCCCCTGGACACCTTGATGCGGGTCCCACCGCTATGGGCGGCCGTGATCGCGGTGGCACTCAATCTCGCCGGCGTGCCCATGCCCGAATGGTTGGACGAATGGCTGGGCATGCTGGGCATTGCCGTGATTCCGTTGATGTTGATCTCCCTGGGCATGAGTCTGCAATGGTCGGCCTGGCGCCGCCACACCCTGCCCCTGCTGCTGCCCGTGGTGCTGTTGCAGTTGGGCATCATGCCCCTGGTGGCCCTCTTTGTCGCAACGAATATCGGACTGGAGGGTACGACCCTGACCGGCACCATCCTCGAGGCCGCCCTGCCGAGCATGGTGCTGGGTCTGGTGCTATGCGACCGCTACGGCCTGCATACCAGCTTTTATGCCCTGGCGGTGACCGTCACCACCAGCGTCAGCCTGGTCACCATTCCACTCTGGTTTAGCTGGGCGAGTTAA
- a CDS encoding ammonium transporter, whose product MEAFQSGSDVLFLLMGAVMVLAMHAGFAFLEVGTVRHKNQVNALVKIIGDFAVSTIAYFFIGYSLAYGMSFFEAAPTLTEKNGYELVKFFFLLTFAAAIPAIVSGGIAERARFNPQLAATFLLVGFIYPFFEGITWNGNFGVQAWLESTFGAGFHDFAGSIVVHAMGGWIALSAVLLLGPRHGRYGKDGVMFAHPPSSIPFLSLGAWILTVGWFGFNVMSAQSVEGVSGLVALNSLMAMAGGVLAALFVGRYDPGFVHNGPLAGLVAICAGSDVVHPLGALFIGLVAGALFVWTFTLTQNRWKIDDVLGVWPLHGLCGVWGGLAAGVFGAEALGGMGGVSFMSQLLGTLLGVVVAFGGGLIVYGALKQVIGLRLSQEEEYEGADISIHKIAANPKYD is encoded by the coding sequence ATGGAAGCCTTTCAAAGCGGTAGTGACGTCTTGTTTTTGTTGATGGGGGCGGTGATGGTGCTGGCCATGCATGCCGGTTTCGCCTTTCTCGAGGTGGGCACGGTGCGGCACAAGAACCAGGTGAATGCCCTGGTCAAGATCATCGGGGATTTCGCCGTTTCCACTATCGCCTATTTCTTTATCGGCTACAGCCTCGCCTACGGCATGTCGTTTTTCGAGGCGGCACCGACGCTGACCGAAAAGAACGGCTATGAGTTGGTCAAGTTCTTCTTTTTGCTGACCTTCGCCGCGGCCATCCCGGCCATCGTCTCCGGCGGTATCGCCGAGCGCGCCCGTTTCAATCCCCAGTTGGCGGCGACCTTTCTGCTGGTGGGCTTCATCTACCCCTTTTTCGAAGGCATCACCTGGAACGGCAATTTCGGTGTCCAGGCCTGGCTTGAAAGCACATTCGGCGCCGGCTTCCACGATTTTGCCGGCTCCATCGTGGTACACGCCATGGGCGGCTGGATCGCCCTGTCCGCCGTACTGCTGCTGGGGCCGCGTCACGGTCGTTACGGCAAGGACGGGGTGATGTTCGCCCATCCGCCCTCCAGCATTCCGTTCCTGTCGCTGGGGGCCTGGATTCTGACCGTGGGTTGGTTCGGCTTCAACGTCATGTCGGCCCAATCGGTGGAAGGGGTCAGTGGATTGGTGGCGCTGAATTCGCTCATGGCCATGGCCGGCGGCGTGCTGGCGGCCCTGTTCGTGGGGCGCTACGACCCGGGGTTCGTCCATAACGGTCCCCTGGCCGGCTTGGTGGCGATTTGCGCCGGTTCTGACGTTGTCCATCCCTTGGGTGCCCTGTTCATCGGCCTGGTGGCCGGGGCGCTGTTCGTCTGGACCTTCACCCTGACCCAGAATCGTTGGAAGATCGACGATGTCTTGGGTGTCTGGCCACTGCACGGGCTGTGCGGCGTGTGGGGCGGTCTGGCGGCCGGCGTGTTCGGCGCCGAGGCGCTGGGCGGCATGGGCGGTGTCAGTTTCATGTCCCAGCTGCTCGGCACCTTGCTCGGTGTGGTGGTGGCCTTCGGCGGCGGCTTGATCGTCTACGGTGCATTGAAACAGGTAATCGGTCTGCGCCTGAGCCAGGAAGAGGAGTACGAGGGGGCCGATATCAGCATTCACAAGATCGCCGCCAATCCCAAATACGATTAG
- a CDS encoding phosphate starvation-inducible protein PhoH — protein MNGQSTSSDFLLEPVDNQRLANLCGKFDEHLRQMEQRLGVEINNRGNLFRIIGDDKAPVQVAEHCIRELYATTDSDVVTPEGVHLMLQQQAGDIETDAPPAEVKGVETAVVKTPRAVIKGRGTNQLRYLHNVRSHDVNFGVGPAGTGKTYLAVACAIEALEQEQVQRIILTRPAVEAGERLGFLPGDLAQKIDPYLRPLYDALYEMLGFERVAKLMERHVIEIAPLAYMRGRTLNDAFVILDEAQNTTREQMKMFLTRIGFNSKAIITGDVTQVDLPRGVHSGLRHAVEVLAGVDDISFTFFKAKDVVRHALVQRIVQAYDAHDRKQPADGNPEKKNEH, from the coding sequence TTGAACGGACAATCCACATCCTCCGATTTTCTCCTTGAACCCGTCGATAACCAGCGCTTGGCCAATCTGTGTGGCAAGTTCGATGAACACCTGCGTCAGATGGAACAGCGCTTGGGCGTGGAGATCAATAATCGCGGCAACCTGTTCCGCATCATCGGTGACGACAAAGCCCCGGTACAAGTGGCCGAGCACTGTATTCGTGAGCTGTATGCCACCACCGACAGCGACGTGGTCACCCCCGAAGGCGTGCATCTGATGCTGCAGCAGCAGGCCGGTGATATCGAGACGGACGCGCCGCCGGCCGAGGTCAAAGGCGTGGAGACGGCGGTGGTCAAGACCCCGCGCGCCGTGATCAAGGGACGTGGCACCAACCAGCTGCGTTATCTGCATAACGTGCGCAGTCACGACGTCAATTTCGGCGTCGGCCCGGCGGGCACCGGTAAGACCTACCTGGCCGTGGCCTGCGCTATTGAGGCCCTGGAGCAGGAGCAGGTGCAGCGCATCATCCTCACCCGACCCGCCGTGGAGGCCGGTGAGCGGCTCGGCTTTTTGCCCGGCGACCTGGCGCAAAAGATCGATCCCTATCTGCGCCCCTTGTACGACGCCCTGTATGAAATGTTGGGCTTCGAGCGTGTCGCCAAGTTAATGGAGCGGCACGTCATCGAGATCGCACCGCTGGCCTATATGCGCGGCCGCACCCTCAACGACGCCTTCGTGATTTTGGACGAGGCGCAGAACACCACGCGCGAACAGATGAAGATGTTCCTTACCCGCATCGGCTTCAACTCCAAGGCCATCATCACCGGTGATGTCACCCAGGTGGACCTGCCGCGCGGTGTGCACTCCGGTCTGCGCCATGCAGTGGAGGTATTGGCCGGTGTCGACGACATCAGCTTCACCTTTTTCAAGGCCAAGGACGTGGTGCGCCATGCCCTGGTGCAGCGCATCGTGCAGGCCTATGACGCGCATGACCGTAAGCAGCCCGCTGACGGAAACCCAGAGAAAAAGAATGAACATTGA
- a CDS encoding magnesium/cobalt efflux protein (involved in the transport of magnesium and cobalt ions) produces the protein MNEDRSSSSPTSRSWLERLGQVLSGEPKDRFELIELLRDAQQRQLLDIDALAMMEGVMQVSEMQVREIMIPRAQMVVVQQDMALDEILPVITESGHSRFPVIGENRDQVVGLILAKDLLPYFIAENDEDFSVRDVLRPAVFVPESKRLNVLLKDFRANRNHMAVVVDEFGGAAGLVTIEDVVEQIVGEIADEHDIEEDIHIKRQNDNRYIIKALTPIEDFNQYFGAEFSDEEFDTMGGLVMQAFGRMPVRGEIVSIDQYRFKVLSADSRRIYLLEVNIVSEQQHEIPQPMAQDQGG, from the coding sequence ATGAACGAAGATCGATCGAGTAGCAGCCCGACCTCCCGCTCCTGGCTCGAACGCCTGGGGCAGGTGTTGTCGGGCGAGCCCAAAGACCGTTTCGAGTTGATTGAATTATTGCGCGACGCGCAGCAACGCCAGCTGTTGGACATAGACGCCCTGGCCATGATGGAAGGCGTCATGCAGGTGTCGGAAATGCAGGTGCGCGAGATCATGATCCCGCGTGCCCAGATGGTGGTGGTGCAGCAGGACATGGCCCTAGATGAGATCCTGCCGGTGATCACCGAGTCGGGCCATTCGCGCTTCCCCGTCATCGGCGAAAACCGTGACCAGGTGGTCGGGCTGATCCTGGCCAAGGACCTGCTGCCCTATTTCATCGCCGAAAACGATGAAGACTTTTCCGTGCGCGATGTGTTGCGTCCGGCGGTGTTCGTGCCGGAAAGCAAGCGCCTTAACGTGTTGCTCAAGGATTTTCGCGCCAATCGTAATCACATGGCCGTGGTGGTGGATGAGTTCGGCGGCGCCGCCGGTCTGGTGACGATCGAGGACGTGGTGGAACAGATCGTCGGCGAAATCGCCGATGAGCACGATATTGAAGAAGACATTCACATCAAGAGGCAGAATGACAATCGTTACATCATCAAGGCGCTCACGCCGATTGAGGATTTTAATCAATACTTCGGCGCCGAATTCAGCGATGAAGAGTTCGACACCATGGGTGGGTTGGTGATGCAGGCCTTCGGCCGCATGCCGGTGCGCGGCGAGATCGTCTCGATCGATCAATATCGCTTCAAGGTGTTGAGCGCCGACAGCCGGCGCATCTATTTATTGGAAGTGAATATCGTGTCTGAGCAGCAGCACGAAATACCGCAACCCATGGCGCAGGATCAAGGCGGCTGA
- a CDS encoding polyphosphate kinase: MEEIDLKQPEFYINRELSLLEFNRRVLEQAKDERVPLLERVRFLCISSTNLDEFFEVRVAGLKQKAGLGAVESGPDNMSAPEVLKEVNLRAHDLVDEQYRVLNDIMFPLLEQQGIRFIRRDDWNTSQKRWLRRFFNDSLHPVLSPMGLDPAHPFPRILNKSLNFIVALTGKDAFGRNSGLAVISAPRSLPRVIQLPADETDSGPYDFVFLSSVMHAFADVLFHGMKVEGLYQFRVTRNSELFVDEEEIDDLLRAVEGELLTRNYGDLVRLEVAHNCPQELVKFLEDQFVLADTDVYQVNGPVNLNRLAEVCDLVDRPDLKYPSFTPRLPQQLASKDVFKALVKRDVLLHLPFESFLPVIDFLRQAAEDAHVLAIKQTLYRTGPQSAVVDALVAAAHAGKEVTVVIELMARFDEEANVALAARLQRAGAHVVYGVVGYKTHAKMILVVRREGKRLRHYVHLGTGNYHPRTARIYTDYGLMTCNKAIGQDVQKVFNQLTSLGKVAKLNRLLHSPFTMHQAMLDKIEREIVHAGAGGGGRIIVKVNAVIDPQLIQALYRASQVGVEIDLIVRGMCRLRPGIPGVSDNIRVRSVIGRFLEHTRVFYFANGGEEEVYASSADWMERNMFRRVEVCFPIENKTLRERVKQDLAWYLKDNTQAWMLSADGSYALPQMDEGEEPFSAQQALLNELAES, encoded by the coding sequence ATGGAAGAAATCGATCTTAAGCAACCCGAGTTTTATATCAACCGCGAGCTGAGCCTGCTCGAATTCAACCGTCGCGTACTGGAACAGGCCAAGGACGAGCGTGTGCCCTTGCTGGAGCGCGTGCGTTTTCTGTGTATCTCCAGCACCAATCTGGATGAGTTTTTCGAGGTGCGCGTCGCCGGGCTGAAGCAAAAGGCCGGGCTGGGCGCTGTGGAGAGCGGGCCGGACAACATGTCGGCGCCCGAGGTGCTGAAAGAGGTCAACCTGCGCGCCCACGATCTGGTCGATGAGCAGTACCGCGTCCTCAACGACATCATGTTTCCGCTGTTGGAACAGCAGGGCATTCGCTTCATCCGGCGCGATGATTGGAATACCTCGCAAAAGCGTTGGCTGCGCAGGTTCTTTAACGATTCACTGCACCCGGTGTTGAGCCCCATGGGGCTGGACCCGGCCCATCCCTTTCCGCGCATCCTCAATAAGAGCCTCAACTTTATCGTCGCACTCACCGGCAAGGACGCCTTCGGCCGCAACAGCGGCCTGGCGGTGATCTCGGCGCCGCGCTCCCTGCCGCGGGTGATCCAGTTGCCTGCCGACGAGACCGACAGCGGGCCCTACGATTTCGTGTTTCTCTCCTCGGTAATGCACGCCTTCGCCGACGTGCTGTTCCACGGCATGAAGGTGGAGGGCCTGTATCAGTTCCGCGTCACGCGCAACAGCGAGCTGTTCGTTGACGAAGAGGAAATCGACGACCTGTTGCGCGCCGTTGAGGGCGAGCTGCTGACGCGCAACTACGGTGACCTGGTGCGCCTGGAGGTGGCCCACAACTGTCCCCAGGAACTGGTCAAGTTTCTCGAGGACCAGTTCGTGTTGGCGGATACTGACGTCTATCAAGTCAATGGCCCGGTCAATCTCAACCGGCTGGCCGAGGTCTGCGATCTGGTCGACCGCCCCGATCTAAAGTATCCCTCGTTCACGCCGCGCCTGCCGCAGCAGCTGGCCAGCAAGGACGTCTTCAAGGCCCTGGTCAAGCGCGATGTCTTGCTGCATCTGCCGTTTGAATCCTTTCTGCCGGTGATCGATTTTCTGCGCCAGGCGGCGGAGGATGCGCATGTGCTGGCCATTAAGCAGACCCTGTATCGCACCGGGCCGCAGTCGGCCGTGGTCGACGCCCTGGTGGCCGCCGCCCACGCCGGCAAGGAAGTGACGGTGGTCATCGAGCTGATGGCCCGTTTCGACGAAGAGGCCAATGTCGCCCTGGCCGCGCGCCTGCAGCGTGCCGGCGCCCACGTGGTCTACGGCGTAGTGGGGTACAAGACGCATGCCAAGATGATCCTGGTGGTGCGCCGTGAAGGCAAGCGCCTGCGTCACTACGTGCATCTGGGCACGGGTAATTATCATCCACGCACCGCGCGTATTTATACCGATTACGGTTTAATGACCTGCAACAAGGCTATCGGTCAGGATGTGCAAAAGGTCTTCAACCAGCTCACCAGCCTGGGCAAAGTGGCCAAGCTCAACCGACTGTTGCATTCACCCTTCACCATGCACCAGGCCATGTTGGATAAGATCGAGCGCGAGATCGTTCACGCCGGCGCAGGCGGGGGCGGGCGCATTATCGTCAAGGTCAACGCCGTGATCGATCCGCAATTGATCCAGGCCTTGTACCGCGCCTCGCAGGTAGGGGTGGAGATCGATTTGATCGTGCGCGGCATGTGCCGTTTGCGCCCCGGTATTCCCGGCGTTTCGGACAACATTCGGGTGCGCTCGGTGATCGGCCGCTTTCTGGAGCACACGCGGGTATTCTATTTCGCCAACGGCGGTGAAGAGGAAGTGTATGCCTCCAGCGCCGATTGGATGGAGCGCAACATGTTTCGCCGCGTGGAGGTCTGCTTCCCCATCGAGAACAAGACGCTGCGCGAGCGCGTCAAGCAAGACCTGGCCTGGTACCTGAAGGATAATACCCAGGCCTGGATGCTCAGCGCCGACGGCAGTTACGCCCTGCCGCAGATGGACGAGGGGGAAGAACCCTTCTCGGCCCAGCAGGCCCTGCTCAATGAATTGGCGGAGAGTTAA
- the leuS gene encoding leucine--tRNA ligase (leucine--tRNA ligase; LeuRS; class-I aminoacyl-tRNA synthetase; charges leucine by linking carboxyl group to alpha-phosphate of ATP and then transfers aminoacyl-adenylate to its tRNA; due to the large number of codons that tRNA(Leu) recognizes, the leucyl-tRNA synthetase does not recognize the anticodon loop of the tRNA, but instead recognition is dependent on a conserved discriminator base A37 and a long arm; an editing domain hydrolyzes misformed products; in Methanothermobacter thermautotrophicus this enzyme associates with prolyl-tRNA synthetase), with protein sequence MDAHYSPADVEQAAQDYWEKNQSFSVSEEPSKEKYYCLSMFPYPSGRLHMGHVRNYTIGDVITRFQRMQGKNVLQPMGWDAFGLPAENAAIKNNVAPAKWTRENIDYMRGQLKRLGFGYDWNRELATCDPDYYKWEQWLFTKLFEKGLVYKKTAAVNWCPNDQTVLANEQVIDGCCWRCDTVVERKEIPQYFMRITAYADELLNDLDQLDGWPEQVRTMQRNWIGRSEGVEIAFDVAGHDDTLRVFTTRPDTLMGVTYVAVAAEHPLALQAAQEHPELAAFIAECKKTGTAEAELETMEKRGIDTGLKAIHPVSGEEVPVWVANFVLMGYGTGAVMSVPAHDQRDWEFAKKYGLTIKQVIAPLADAEIKECINTARGKVTTVMDVDLEQQAFTEKGVLIDSGDFSGMSSRDAFDAISEFLSSKGKGKKKTTYRLRDWGVSRQRYWGAPIPIINCGACGEVPVPEDQLPVALPEDVALDGVRSPLKADPGWRQTTCPKCGGAAERETDTFDTFMESSWYYARYCCADNDQAMLDERAAYWLPVDQYIGGIEHAILHLLYARFYNKLMRDAGLIGNAEPFNNLLTQGMVLKDGAKMSKSKGNTVDPQALIQQYGADTARLFMMFAAPPEQSLEWSDSGVEGASRFLKKIWNFAQSNQAALGAAKSFDASAADKQQQAARREVHEVLKQALFDFGKQQFNTVVAACMKIMNVLSTANEGGAREALINEGFSILLRLLSPIAPHITHVLWRELGYGDDILTAPWPEVDEGALVRDAIELVVQVNGKLRAKIDVAADADKDAIEAAALADENVQRFTAGKQIAKLIVVPGKLVNIVVKG encoded by the coding sequence ATGGACGCGCACTATTCGCCCGCCGACGTAGAACAGGCAGCCCAAGACTACTGGGAGAAAAATCAGAGCTTTAGCGTCAGCGAGGAACCCTCCAAGGAGAAGTACTACTGCCTCTCCATGTTCCCCTATCCCAGCGGCCGGCTGCACATGGGGCATGTGCGCAACTATACCATCGGCGACGTCATCACCCGTTTCCAGCGCATGCAGGGCAAGAACGTGCTGCAGCCCATGGGCTGGGACGCCTTCGGCCTGCCCGCCGAAAACGCCGCCATCAAGAACAATGTCGCCCCGGCCAAGTGGACGCGCGAAAACATCGACTATATGCGCGGCCAGCTGAAACGCCTCGGTTTCGGCTATGACTGGAACCGCGAATTGGCCACCTGCGACCCGGACTACTACAAGTGGGAGCAGTGGCTGTTCACTAAATTGTTCGAAAAGGGGCTGGTCTACAAAAAGACCGCCGCGGTCAACTGGTGCCCCAACGACCAGACCGTGCTGGCCAACGAACAGGTCATCGACGGCTGTTGCTGGCGCTGCGATACCGTGGTGGAGCGCAAGGAGATCCCGCAATACTTTATGCGGATCACCGCCTACGCCGACGAGTTGCTGAATGATCTGGATCAGCTCGACGGCTGGCCCGAGCAGGTGCGCACCATGCAGCGCAACTGGATCGGCCGCTCGGAAGGGGTGGAGATCGCCTTCGACGTGGCCGGCCATGACGACACCCTGCGCGTCTTCACCACCCGCCCCGACACCCTCATGGGTGTCACCTATGTGGCCGTGGCCGCCGAGCACCCCTTGGCCCTGCAGGCCGCTCAGGAACACCCCGAACTGGCCGCCTTCATCGCGGAGTGCAAAAAGACCGGCACCGCCGAGGCCGAGCTGGAGACCATGGAGAAGCGCGGCATCGACACCGGCCTGAAGGCGATCCACCCCGTCAGCGGTGAAGAGGTGCCTGTCTGGGTCGCCAACTTCGTGCTCATGGGCTACGGCACCGGCGCCGTGATGTCGGTGCCCGCCCACGACCAGCGTGACTGGGAGTTCGCCAAAAAATACGGCCTGACCATCAAGCAGGTCATCGCGCCGCTCGCCGATGCGGAGATTAAAGAGTGTATCAACACGGCCCGCGGCAAAGTGACCACGGTCATGGACGTCGATCTGGAGCAGCAGGCCTTTACCGAGAAAGGCGTGTTGATCGACTCCGGCGACTTCAGTGGCATGTCATCCCGCGACGCCTTCGACGCCATCTCGGAATTTCTCAGCAGCAAGGGCAAGGGCAAGAAAAAGACCACCTACCGCCTGCGCGACTGGGGCGTGTCGCGCCAGCGTTACTGGGGCGCGCCCATTCCCATCATCAACTGCGGTGCCTGCGGCGAAGTGCCGGTGCCCGAAGACCAACTGCCGGTGGCGCTGCCGGAGGATGTCGCCCTCGACGGCGTGCGCTCACCCCTCAAGGCCGATCCCGGATGGCGCCAGACCACCTGCCCCAAATGCGGCGGCGCCGCCGAGCGCGAGACCGACACCTTCGACACCTTCATGGAGTCGAGCTGGTATTACGCCCGTTACTGTTGCGCCGACAACGACCAAGCCATGTTGGACGAGCGTGCGGCTTATTGGCTGCCGGTGGATCAGTACATCGGCGGCATCGAGCACGCCATCCTGCATCTGCTCTACGCCCGCTTCTATAACAAGCTTATGAGAGACGCCGGGCTGATCGGCAACGCAGAGCCGTTCAATAATCTGCTCACCCAGGGCATGGTGCTCAAAGACGGCGCCAAGATGTCCAAGTCCAAGGGCAATACCGTCGATCCGCAGGCGCTGATCCAGCAATACGGCGCCGACACCGCGCGCCTGTTCATGATGTTCGCCGCGCCGCCGGAGCAATCCCTGGAATGGTCCGACTCCGGTGTGGAAGGGGCCTCACGCTTTTTGAAAAAGATCTGGAACTTCGCCCAAAGCAACCAGGCCGCCCTGGGCGCCGCTAAGTCCTTCGATGCAAGTGCTGCGGACAAACAGCAACAGGCCGCGCGTCGCGAGGTCCACGAAGTGCTGAAACAGGCCCTGTTCGATTTCGGCAAACAACAATTCAACACGGTCGTCGCGGCCTGCATGAAGATTATGAATGTATTGTCGACAGCGAATGAGGGCGGCGCGCGTGAGGCCTTGATCAATGAGGGTTTCAGCATCCTGCTGCGCCTGCTGTCACCCATCGCCCCCCATATCACTCACGTGTTGTGGCGCGAGCTGGGCTACGGTGACGACATCCTTACCGCCCCCTGGCCCGAGGTGGATGAGGGCGCCTTGGTGCGCGACGCCATCGAGCTGGTGGTGCAGGTCAACGGTAAGTTGCGCGCCAAGATCGACGTCGCCGCGGATGCTGACAAAGACGCCATCGAGGCTGCGGCCCTGGCCGATGAAAACGTGCAGCGTTTCACCGCAGGCAAGCAGATCGCCAAGTTGATCGTGGTGCCCGGCAAACTGGTGAACATCGTTGTCAAAGGCTGA
- a CDS encoding DNA polymerase III subunit delta, with translation MQIKPEQLNAQLKRGLASIYFVSGDEALLVQEACDAIRAAARQAGCSEREVHHVEGGFDWQGFVQSGDAMSLFAERKLIELRLPTGKPGDAGSKALQAYAARPSEDNILLIISGKLEANARKSKWYKALDQAGALVTIWPMDLKQLPGWAMRRMQDKGLQPSQEAVALLVERVEGNLLACAQEIEKLLLLHGPGPIDIDQVAAGVTDSSRFDIYKLVDAALQGDPVRTTRIINGLRGEGVEPVLVLWALSREIRAMAGMAFEISRGERGEQVLAKHRVWEKRKPLVRAGLKRHSLAQWQDMLERCAEIDAMIKRGRAGNVWDEFLALSVCLGGAELFRRVGHAV, from the coding sequence ATGCAAATTAAGCCGGAACAGCTTAACGCCCAGCTCAAGCGCGGCTTGGCATCCATCTATTTCGTCAGCGGCGACGAAGCACTGCTGGTGCAGGAGGCCTGCGACGCCATCCGCGCCGCCGCGCGCCAGGCCGGTTGCAGCGAGCGCGAGGTGCATCACGTGGAAGGCGGCTTCGACTGGCAGGGCTTTGTGCAATCCGGCGACGCCATGTCCCTGTTCGCCGAGCGCAAACTGATCGAATTGCGCCTGCCCACCGGCAAGCCTGGCGACGCCGGCAGCAAGGCCTTGCAGGCCTACGCCGCGCGCCCGTCCGAAGACAATATCCTGTTGATTATTTCCGGCAAGCTCGAGGCCAATGCGCGCAAGAGCAAATGGTACAAGGCCCTGGATCAGGCCGGCGCCCTGGTCACTATCTGGCCCATGGATCTTAAACAACTGCCCGGCTGGGCCATGCGCCGCATGCAAGACAAAGGCCTGCAACCCAGCCAGGAGGCGGTGGCGCTCTTGGTGGAGCGGGTCGAAGGCAACCTGCTCGCCTGTGCCCAGGAGATCGAAAAACTATTGTTGCTACACGGCCCCGGTCCTATAGATATCGATCAAGTCGCCGCCGGCGTCACCGACAGCTCGCGCTTTGACATCTATAAACTGGTCGACGCCGCCCTGCAGGGCGATCCTGTGCGCACCACACGCATCATCAACGGCCTGCGCGGCGAAGGCGTGGAGCCGGTGCTGGTGCTCTGGGCACTGAGCCGCGAGATCCGTGCCATGGCCGGTATGGCCTTCGAAATCTCCCGGGGCGAGCGCGGCGAACAGGTGCTGGCCAAGCACCGTGTCTGGGAAAAACGCAAACCCCTGGTGCGCGCCGGACTCAAACGCCATTCCCTGGCCCAATGGCAGGACATGCTCGAGCGCTGCGCCGAGATCGACGCCATGATCAAGCGTGGCCGCGCGGGCAATGTGTGGGATGAATTCCTGGCCTTGAGTGTGTGCTTGGGCGGTGCCGAGTTGTTTCGCAGGGTGGGGCATGCCGTGTAG